GCTTAGTATCCTCCGTTGCAGCGTGGGACAGCACGAAGTGGCTCGGCGGGTGACGCCGGAAAGTCTCCTTCACCACGGCGCTCAGGTAAGGCATCCTCTCAACGTGACTCTCCGTAACCACCCCGTCCTTCCCCACACACTCCACAATCTCTTTGTACAACCTCTCCTGAATCTCCTGATCCGTCACCAAATGAAACAGCGCCCACTCCACCGCGGTGGCACTCGTGTCCGTTCCGGCGCTGATAACCTCCGACACGAGCGTCACGAGCTCTTCCTCCCCCAACTGTCCACGTCCAGGCACCTCCAACCCGAACAACGAGTCCACGTAAGCAGCCCCGACGGGACTCGCCATTTCATTTCCGGAGAATCTCCCCTCCACGTAGGCCTTTCTATTCCTTATCAACGGCGCCAACAGTTCGACCTGTCTTTTCCTCAACTCCCTGGCCTCCTTCACCTGGCGCCGGAACAACGGCGTGAACACGGGCAAAAAGTCTGGAAGCTTGGGGAGCGTGATGAGCATGACGTCCTTCAAGATGCTTTCTATGCTCTTGATTCGGCTCTCCTCTATCTTGGCGCCGAAGCAGAGGCAGATGAGTATGCTGCAGATGGTGAGTCTGCAGTTGCTCATGACTTCAACAAAACCTTGCTCACGGGCCTCCCGTTGGATCCTACTCATGTGGGCCTCCATGGCCCATTTTCTTATCCAACTGCACTGCTTGATCCTCAGAGGGGTGATCATCTCGGTGACGAAGTTCTTCCTGAGGGTGCGCCAGAGAGGGCCGTACTCGGCGGAGTTGATGGCGCACTTCCCCATGCTGAAGATAAGACGGATGGGGGAGTCC
This genomic stretch from Vigna radiata var. radiata cultivar VC1973A chromosome 7, Vradiata_ver6, whole genome shotgun sequence harbors:
- the LOC106768697 gene encoding cytochrome P450 77A1, with protein sequence MLLTDLLLFALTLLFLRWWWRRWSTTGGGPKNLPPGPPGWPIVGNLFQVALQRRHFIYVVRDLRKKYGPIFTMQMGQRTLIIVSSPDLIHEALIQRGPQFASRPQDSPIRLIFSMGKCAINSAEYGPLWRTLRKNFVTEMITPLRIKQCSWIRKWAMEAHMSRIQREAREQGFVEVMSNCRLTICSILICLCFGAKIEESRIKSIESILKDVMLITLPKLPDFLPVFTPLFRRQVKEARELRKRQVELLAPLIRNRKAYVEGRFSGNEMASPVGAAYVDSLFGLEVPGRGQLGEEELVTLVSEVISAGTDTSATAVEWALFHLVTDQEIQERLYKEIVECVGKDGVVTESHVERMPYLSAVVKETFRRHPPSHFVLSHAATEDTKLGGYTVPKNASVEFYTAWLTEDPNMWEDPNEFRPERFLSGDGVDVDVTGTKGVRMMPFGIGRRICPAWSLGMLHINLLLAKMVQAFHWLPNPNAPPDPAEIFAFTVVMKNPLKAVIVPRSI